TCACGCAAACCTGACAATGGGTAGCCCAGGGCATAAGCAGAATGGGCATGGTTAAGTGCTTCTCTAGTTTCACCCAACTTTATTAAAAGCAAACCTAAATTATAGTGTACTTCGGCAGCATCTGGCTTAATAGCAAGTGCCTTTAAATAGCTTACTTTCGCCCCCTGATAATCTTTTTGCTTATGTTGAGTAATTGCCTGAATTAATAATACGTTTGGGTCATTTGGCGCTACATGCATTGCTCGAAGAAAATAGCAATTTAATGTCGGATAATACCGATCTCGGCGTAATGAATGTTGACGTGAAAAACCAGGTCTGTGTTGTAGGTCGGCCATGACAGATAAAGCGTAAGGGTGATTGGGAAATACCTTTAATACAAAATCCAGATCTCCAATTAAAGAGCCCGCATTACCAGCAACCCCCATGCGCACACTTTTAGTAAAATGCGCACCTTCAGCAAGCCTTAGCCGTTCTTGGGCCGCTGCAGATCTGTCGTTGTAATTATATGGTGGGCCATTTTTTTTAATGCTAATATTTCACAACTAGCATCCTCCATAGCGAAGGCACTTATTGGAAGCAAGAATAGACAGATAGTAATTAACGTTTGTCTAACCATAATAGACTCTCCATGTCGACACATATACTTAGTGTATGCATTAGACTGGTTATTTTCCAGCCAAATATCATACTAACTTTTTATTAACGAAGATACGTTATATCTAATACGGCTTTATCTACAATAACGTGTATATTACCTTATCTATAGTTGCGTAAAACTATAGATTGACAATGCTATAGTTAAGTCAACTACACCTTGTTATGCTAAAGCTATTTGAGTCGGCGCATTTGCAGCCATTTAGCAATGCAGTAATAAGTATAAGGAAATACTATGTATCATCGACTGCTAAAAATGGCAGCATCACTGCTAAATAAGAACAAACTCAGCATACTGATTTACCATCAAGTACTCACTGAATCTGACCCTATGCGTCCAACTGAGCCGACAGCAGAAGTATTTAACTGGCAAATGCGCTTACTACGTGACTATTTTACGCCTCTATCATTGCAGGATGCATTGCATCATCTACAGAACAAATCTCTACCGGCTAACGCCATTTGCGTTACGTTTGATGATGGTTATGTAAATAACCTGACTGTCGCCCAACCCATACTGTCTAAGTACGGCATTCCTGCCACCGTTTATGTTGCAACGGGCTTTAGTCATGGTACTAATATGTGGAATGACCGACTAATCCATTTATTTGCCGACGTTACACGGCAACATTTGCAGTTAGACGACGAAAGAGTATCACTTGGTGACTGGCAGGACAGGCGAAGTAAAGCAGAGATTTGGTTGAAAAAATTAAAATATTTACCCATA
The sequence above is drawn from the Rheinheimera salexigens genome and encodes:
- a CDS encoding tetratricopeptide repeat protein encodes the protein MGVAGNAGSLIGDLDFVLKVFPNHPYALSVMADLQHRPGFSRQHSLRRDRYYPTLNCYFLRAMHVAPNDPNVLLIQAITQHKQKDYQGAKVSYLKALAIKPDAAEVHYNLGLLLIKLGETREALNHAHSAYALGYPLSGLRDKLQSQGAWKEPEASSTDPVLDPRS
- a CDS encoding polysaccharide deacetylase family protein; this translates as MYHRLLKMAASLLNKNKLSILIYHQVLTESDPMRPTEPTAEVFNWQMRLLRDYFTPLSLQDALHHLQNKSLPANAICVTFDDGYVNNLTVAQPILSKYGIPATVYVATGFSHGTNMWNDRLIHLFADVTRQHLQLDDERVSLGDWQDRRSKAEIWLKKLKYLPITERLEKISQFYLQNNAIEQQPLMMSPEQIKQLAEKDITIGAHTVNHPILKVIPKEQQQHEIIQSKQQLEKWIDRPVQHFAYPNGVEGIDFDDTTIDLVNQNGFASAVATDWGISTADTSHYKLKRFTPWDKTPLRFHLRLVRSYL